A single genomic interval of Nostoc commune NIES-4072 harbors:
- a CDS encoding CAAD domain-containing protein, whose amino-acid sequence METEQQQRESINASFSQGTLAIEGTDTENLPKLPPATEPESQWQQISRQVSQFLAQLPEYLGSFFSNYKQPLTTVGLILAAIVTAKIVLAVLDAINDIPLLSPLFELVGISYATWFISRYLLKASTRQELADEIQSLKNQFVGE is encoded by the coding sequence ATGGAAACCGAACAACAGCAACGTGAATCGATAAATGCCTCCTTCTCACAAGGCACGCTAGCAATAGAGGGTACAGATACTGAAAACTTACCAAAGTTACCGCCAGCAACTGAACCAGAATCTCAATGGCAGCAAATTAGCAGACAAGTATCTCAATTTTTGGCGCAATTGCCCGAATACTTAGGTAGCTTTTTTAGTAACTATAAGCAGCCTTTAACAACAGTTGGTTTGATTTTAGCGGCAATTGTTACAGCCAAGATAGTACTAGCTGTACTGGATGCAATCAATGATATTCCATTACTATCACCACTCTTTGAGTTAGTTGGAATTAGTTATGCCACTTGGTTTATTTCTCGTTATCTACTAAAGGCTTCAACCCGGCAAGAATTAGCCGATGAAATTCAATCACTGAAAAACCAATTTGTGGGCGAGTAA
- a CDS encoding Gfo/Idh/MocA family protein, with product MQDSMSVAEPNLYTQRNQPRPIRIGVIGVGNMGQHHARVLSSMKDVELVGVADINVERGLETASKYKVRFFEDYCDLLPLVDAVCVAVPTRLHYAVGINCLLAGIHVLIEKPIAASISEAESLVNAAAESGCILQVGHIERFNPAFKELSQVLKTEELLALEAHRMSPYSDRANDVSVVLDLMIHDIDLLLELAASPVTKLTASGTRALDSGYLDYVTATLGFANGIVATLTASKVTHRKIRRIVAHCKNSFTEADFLKNEILIHRQTTANSLSDHRQVLYRQDGVIEKVYTSNIQPLSAELEHFVNCVHGGNQPSVGGEQALKALRLASLIEQMALEDRVLNPLDWQSEPRVQSLTPTA from the coding sequence GTGCAAGATAGCATGTCAGTGGCAGAACCGAATCTATATACACAGCGTAACCAGCCACGACCGATCCGCATAGGCGTGATTGGAGTGGGTAATATGGGACAACATCACGCTCGCGTGCTGAGTTCAATGAAAGATGTTGAACTAGTCGGAGTGGCAGATATTAATGTTGAGCGAGGGCTAGAAACTGCCAGCAAGTACAAGGTGCGTTTTTTTGAAGATTACTGTGATCTGCTACCTCTTGTAGATGCAGTTTGTGTAGCTGTTCCCACTCGTCTGCACTATGCTGTGGGTATCAACTGTCTGTTAGCGGGAATTCATGTTTTGATTGAAAAACCGATCGCAGCCAGTATTTCTGAGGCAGAGTCCCTAGTAAATGCCGCAGCTGAGTCTGGGTGTATCCTGCAAGTGGGTCATATTGAGCGTTTTAACCCGGCTTTTAAAGAACTAAGCCAAGTGCTTAAAACTGAAGAATTGCTGGCGCTAGAAGCCCACAGAATGAGTCCTTACTCAGATCGGGCAAACGATGTTTCGGTTGTGCTGGATTTAATGATCCATGACATCGACCTACTTTTAGAATTAGCTGCTTCCCCAGTTACGAAATTGACTGCTAGCGGTACTCGCGCCCTAGACTCTGGTTATTTAGATTACGTAACTGCCACCTTGGGGTTTGCCAATGGTATTGTTGCTACTCTGACCGCCAGTAAAGTTACCCACCGAAAAATTCGCCGGATTGTCGCCCATTGCAAAAATTCATTCACTGAGGCAGATTTTCTCAAGAATGAAATTTTAATTCACCGACAAACGACTGCCAATTCTCTCAGCGACCACCGACAAGTACTTTACAGGCAAGATGGTGTAATTGAAAAAGTCTACACCAGCAATATTCAACCCTTAAGTGCAGAATTAGAACATTTTGTCAACTGTGTACACGGTGGCAATCAACCCTCAGTAGGTGGTGAACAAGCTCTCAAAGCTCTGAGACTGGCAAGTTTGATTGAGCAGATGGCGCTGGAAGATCGAGTTTTGAATCCATTAGACTGGCAATCGGAACCAAGAGTACAATCATTGACCCCGACAGCCTAG
- a CDS encoding caspase family protein has product MAKVALLIGVSEYEPGLTPLPASVKDMQAIAKVLQHPEMGGFAEADIKKLENPDPQKMQEAIEALFSDRRKDDLAIVYFSGHGIKDESGKLYLATRLTRKNSQGQLIKSTAVPASFIHNIMSESRSKRQIIILDCCFSGAFAEGWSAKDDGSVDIRSQLGGEGRVALTSSTSTQYSFQQEGANLSTYTRYLVEGIETGAADLDNDGAVSIDELHEYAKKKVQEAAPAMRPEIYAHSEGFKILLAKAPTGDPKLRYRKEVEIYASRGEISNIGRKILDALRHNLGLLPEEVAAIETEVLKPYREYQQNLQEYEQALIDAVEHEQDLTDYTRQELRRYQEILKLRNEDVASIETRVTQQRTTAQFPGMALGSNQAQKISHHKDVTPIKPKKEAFSASQPEILEASTTQPQPSKILEPKRQYKLPLLIGSGGLFAAVAIWLMSFSNSPISDPAIYQQVTLSGLILNNQGKVVTVSAGEKLNAFVNYFYNCPTCQSSSINQIIVGIAGEDKAQACIYNGGIKDSGSAKFTLTAPNQPGTYYIRFRYAQANKCNDALGWWRVGDEPPVEANIGLIKVK; this is encoded by the coding sequence ATGGCTAAGGTAGCATTACTTATAGGAGTCAGCGAGTATGAGCCTGGTCTTACCCCATTACCAGCTTCAGTAAAGGATATGCAAGCGATCGCCAAAGTGTTGCAGCATCCAGAAATGGGTGGATTTGCTGAGGCTGATATCAAAAAATTGGAGAATCCCGATCCTCAGAAAATGCAGGAAGCGATCGAGGCATTGTTTAGCGATCGCCGTAAGGATGATCTAGCAATAGTTTACTTCTCCGGTCATGGCATTAAAGATGAGAGCGGCAAACTTTACCTTGCTACTCGCCTCACCCGTAAAAATTCTCAAGGACAACTCATCAAATCAACTGCTGTTCCCGCCAGTTTTATTCATAATATCATGAGTGAAAGCCGCTCTAAGCGACAAATCATAATTCTTGACTGCTGCTTTAGTGGGGCATTTGCCGAAGGTTGGTCAGCCAAAGATGATGGTTCTGTCGATATCCGATCTCAACTTGGTGGTGAAGGGCGGGTTGCTCTCACTTCTTCCACTTCGACTCAGTATTCTTTCCAGCAAGAAGGAGCAAATCTTTCTACTTATACTCGTTACCTCGTTGAGGGTATTGAAACAGGAGCAGCAGACTTAGATAATGATGGTGCAGTTTCTATTGACGAATTGCATGAGTACGCTAAAAAGAAAGTTCAAGAAGCAGCTCCAGCAATGCGACCAGAAATCTATGCACACAGTGAAGGATTCAAAATTCTTTTAGCTAAAGCACCAACTGGCGATCCAAAACTGAGATATCGCAAAGAAGTTGAGATTTATGCCAGTCGAGGTGAAATTTCTAATATTGGACGCAAAATATTAGATGCCCTACGTCACAATTTGGGATTGCTTCCTGAAGAAGTTGCTGCAATTGAAACTGAAGTTTTAAAACCCTATCGTGAATATCAACAAAATTTACAGGAATATGAACAAGCATTAATTGATGCGGTAGAGCATGAACAGGATTTAACTGATTATACTCGTCAAGAATTGCGACGTTATCAGGAAATTTTGAAACTTAGAAATGAAGATGTAGCATCAATTGAAACTAGGGTTACTCAGCAAAGAACAACAGCCCAATTCCCAGGTATGGCTTTAGGGTCAAATCAGGCTCAAAAAATATCTCATCATAAAGATGTAACACCTATCAAACCAAAAAAGGAAGCCTTCTCAGCAAGTCAACCTGAAATTCTTGAAGCGAGCACAACTCAACCTCAACCTTCAAAAATACTTGAGCCAAAGCGTCAGTACAAATTACCGCTACTGATTGGGAGCGGGGGATTATTTGCTGCTGTTGCTATTTGGCTAATGAGTTTTTCCAATTCGCCTATTTCCGATCCGGCGATATATCAGCAGGTGACTTTGAGTGGCTTAATTCTGAACAATCAAGGAAAAGTTGTTACTGTCTCTGCTGGAGAGAAGCTTAATGCATTTGTTAATTATTTCTACAATTGCCCTACGTGTCAATCAAGCAGTATAAATCAAATTATTGTGGGGATTGCTGGTGAAGATAAAGCCCAAGCCTGTATTTACAATGGCGGTATAAAAGATTCAGGTTCAGCCAAATTTACTCTAACTGCACCAAATCAACCCGGAACCTACTACATTCGCTTTCGTTATGCTCAGGCAAATAAATGTAATGATGCTTTGGGTTGGTGGAGAGTAGGTGATGAGCCACCAGTAGAAGCTAATATTGGATTGATTAAAGTTAAGTAG
- a CDS encoding histidine kinase gives MVVGVDKRGVGVFSHRRDVEHALHELKKVGFDMNRVSVITQDGDRDDISGAEVSDRVGDKSDDGARVGAATGGALGGLTGLLVGLGTLAIPGIGPIMLAGAAATTLATTLAGAGIGAVAGSLLGALVGLGIPEERARVYDERVRRGHYLVIIDGTDTEIARAEAILHQGGVEEFGIYDNPDGINTNAGYVAPTSNVAHSGVAKRAIGVFSHRRDAEAAITELRDAGFPLSRVSIIAKDTNGHGIGGVDVDKNVGTGNKADEGVKAGAATGGIVGGLTGLLVGLGTLAIPGIGPVIAGGAAATAIASTVAGGAIGAAAGGIVGGLVGLGIPEDRARVYSDRFQRGDYLLIIDGTEAEIREAETILRHRGIEEFAIYDGTDLGEYRPGLDRGTNYDTGVVNSDRTNYSTGLHGDEPPVIIVDRRDETL, from the coding sequence ATGGTTGTAGGTGTAGATAAACGTGGTGTAGGTGTATTCTCTCATCGTCGAGATGTTGAACATGCCCTACATGAATTAAAAAAAGTTGGTTTTGACATGAACAGAGTCTCTGTCATCACGCAAGATGGAGACAGAGATGATATTTCTGGGGCTGAAGTAAGCGATCGCGTCGGTGATAAATCTGACGATGGCGCTAGAGTCGGAGCAGCTACAGGCGGCGCGTTGGGCGGATTGACTGGCTTATTAGTCGGTCTTGGTACTTTGGCAATTCCTGGAATTGGGCCAATTATGCTGGCTGGAGCCGCAGCAACAACTTTAGCTACTACTCTCGCTGGCGCTGGTATTGGTGCAGTAGCTGGTAGTTTGCTTGGTGCATTAGTTGGTTTAGGAATTCCCGAAGAACGAGCCAGAGTTTACGATGAACGCGTCAGACGGGGACACTATTTAGTCATTATAGATGGCACAGATACAGAAATCGCCAGAGCAGAAGCAATTTTACATCAGGGTGGTGTCGAAGAGTTTGGCATTTATGACAACCCAGATGGTATAAATACAAATGCTGGTTATGTCGCTCCAACATCTAATGTGGCTCATAGTGGTGTTGCCAAACGCGCGATTGGAGTGTTTTCTCATCGCCGAGATGCAGAGGCAGCAATTACAGAATTACGAGATGCAGGTTTTCCTTTAAGTAGAGTCTCCATCATAGCCAAGGATACAAACGGTCATGGGATCGGTGGTGTAGATGTAGATAAAAATGTCGGCACAGGTAATAAAGCAGACGAAGGTGTAAAAGCTGGAGCAGCTACAGGCGGAATTGTAGGCGGCTTGACAGGCTTATTAGTTGGTCTTGGAACTTTAGCAATTCCTGGAATCGGGCCTGTAATTGCAGGTGGTGCAGCAGCGACTGCTATAGCCTCAACAGTAGCTGGCGGTGCGATTGGTGCAGCAGCTGGCGGTATTGTTGGGGGACTCGTTGGCTTGGGAATTCCTGAAGATAGGGCGCGAGTATATAGCGATCGCTTTCAAAGAGGCGACTACTTGCTAATTATTGATGGTACCGAAGCTGAAATCCGCGAAGCTGAAACGATTCTCCGACATAGAGGCATTGAAGAATTTGCTATCTATGATGGCACTGATTTAGGTGAATATCGCCCAGGTTTAGATCGAGGAACAAATTACGATACAGGAGTTGTGAATAGCGATCGCACCAATTATTCAACAGGTCTTCATGGAGACGAGCCTCCTGTAATCATTGTTGACCGTCGTGATGAAACACTCTAA
- a CDS encoding plasmid segregation centromere-binding protein ParR yields MFQWSKKVVKSVTFNPELADESLLAQVESYLEKQPDKTFSDLCKEALWQSLCVPESVQPAPQTAAKAPIEQQIGELQRQVAGLEERFLAKGSNRLEAMEHHLLQLSQQVAQLALIVNERSFIQSPTQLEVVNNTSYTVATPPQEVDPVISRLSQFLDDF; encoded by the coding sequence ATGTTCCAATGGTCAAAAAAGGTAGTTAAATCCGTCACGTTCAACCCAGAGCTTGCTGATGAAAGCTTGTTAGCGCAAGTAGAAAGTTATTTGGAAAAACAACCAGACAAGACTTTCAGTGACCTCTGTAAAGAAGCCTTGTGGCAATCTTTATGTGTACCGGAATCTGTACAACCTGCTCCACAAACAGCAGCAAAAGCACCAATTGAACAGCAAATCGGTGAACTGCAACGTCAAGTGGCTGGACTTGAGGAACGTTTTTTGGCCAAGGGATCTAATCGTTTGGAGGCAATGGAACATCATCTATTGCAACTTTCTCAACAAGTTGCACAACTGGCGCTTATAGTCAATGAGCGATCATTTATTCAGTCTCCAACTCAATTAGAAGTAGTAAATAATACTTCTTATACTGTTGCTACCCCTCCTCAAGAGGTTGACCCCGTAATCAGTCGCCTTAGTCAGTTTCTCGATGATTTTTAA
- a CDS encoding ParM/StbA family protein — MTDQPSAATPINAAAIPMNRVSASTPINAVNNTPPKTGGVPGKTILSVDLGRTSTKTCVSREPGNVVFVPANVKQMSIEQVRGGVFEARATDPLMDLWLEYQGNGYAVGQLAADFGANLGVGQSKVEAALVKVLASAGYFKLRDDISVVLGLPFLSLEQFEKEKAQLISQVGGPHVLNFRGESISLNVSKVWVMPEGYGSLLWSEAQPKKNPNSPDFTKISVAIVDIGHQTVDLLMVDNFRFARGASKSEDFGMNKFYELVSAEIEGADSQSLALISAVNKPRGERFYRPKGASKPTNLDDFLPNLTEMFSREICSRVLAWLPERVTDVILTGGGGEFFWDDVQRLLKEAKINAHLAAPSRQANALGQYIYGEAQLSSNRAARA; from the coding sequence ATGACAGACCAACCTTCCGCCGCTACCCCCATCAATGCTGCTGCTATACCGATGAATAGAGTATCAGCATCGACTCCCATCAATGCTGTTAATAATACTCCTCCCAAAACAGGCGGTGTTCCAGGGAAAACTATTCTCAGCGTTGATTTAGGCAGAACTTCCACAAAAACTTGTGTGAGTCGTGAACCCGGTAATGTGGTGTTCGTACCTGCCAACGTCAAGCAGATGTCAATTGAACAAGTACGCGGTGGTGTTTTTGAAGCCAGGGCTACTGACCCCTTAATGGATTTGTGGCTAGAGTATCAAGGAAATGGATATGCTGTTGGTCAGCTAGCAGCCGATTTTGGGGCGAATCTAGGAGTCGGCCAATCTAAGGTCGAGGCTGCACTGGTAAAAGTCTTAGCAAGTGCTGGCTACTTCAAACTTAGAGATGATATCTCAGTTGTACTAGGTCTACCTTTTCTTTCCTTAGAGCAATTTGAAAAGGAAAAAGCCCAGTTGATTAGCCAAGTAGGCGGGCCTCATGTGTTGAACTTCCGAGGCGAATCTATATCGCTCAACGTCAGTAAGGTATGGGTAATGCCAGAAGGCTACGGTAGTCTGCTGTGGTCTGAAGCTCAACCGAAGAAAAATCCTAACAGTCCCGATTTTACAAAAATATCGGTGGCGATCGTTGATATTGGACATCAAACCGTCGATCTTTTGATGGTAGATAACTTCCGTTTTGCCAGAGGTGCTTCTAAGAGCGAAGACTTCGGTATGAACAAGTTTTATGAATTGGTGTCCGCCGAAATTGAGGGAGCAGATAGTCAATCTCTAGCTCTGATTTCTGCTGTAAACAAACCCAGAGGTGAACGCTTTTACCGTCCTAAAGGCGCTAGTAAGCCCACCAACCTAGACGATTTTCTTCCCAACCTCACGGAGATGTTTTCGCGTGAAATCTGTAGCCGTGTGCTAGCCTGGTTGCCAGAACGTGTCACCGATGTGATTCTGACTGGCGGGGGTGGTGAGTTCTTCTGGGACGACGTTCAACGTCTGCTCAAAGAGGCAAAGATTAATGCTCATTTAGCAGCACCTTCACGACAGGCGAATGCTTTGGGGCAGTATATTTATGGAGAGGCACAATTATCCTCCAATCGCGCTGCTAGGGCATAA
- a CDS encoding calcium-binding protein — translation MAVIPDLSSLIPDVSNLTVNLPNNSIQVGGSGNRVINGTSGPDVINAGSGNDRIDGGDGNDVINAGDGNDTIFGGAGNDVLNAGNGNNIVDGGSGNDVINAGNGRDSLVGGTGNDVINAGGGEDRLFGGDGNDVLSGGASKDVLNGGAGNDTLAGGSGNDVLTGGSGNDVFKFTSVSDSPAGSPRDVISDFFGNGNLPGDVIDLSDIDANSTIGGNQTFTFIGAAAFTAAGQVRYSGGILQANTDGNLSANLEVRVTGAPSIVVSDIKL, via the coding sequence ATGGCAGTCATTCCCGATCTCTCTAGCCTTATCCCCGACGTCAGCAACCTTACCGTCAATCTTCCTAACAACTCTATCCAAGTTGGCGGTAGTGGTAATAGGGTCATTAACGGCACTAGTGGCCCTGATGTCATTAACGCTGGTAGCGGCAACGATCGCATCGATGGCGGTGATGGTAACGATGTCATTAACGCCGGTGATGGCAACGATACCATCTTTGGCGGTGCTGGTAATGATGTCCTTAATGCCGGCAATGGCAACAATATTGTTGACGGTGGTAGTGGTAATGATGTCATTAACGCTGGTAATGGTAGGGATAGTCTTGTTGGCGGTACTGGCAACGATGTCATTAACGCCGGTGGTGGCGAAGATCGCCTCTTTGGTGGCGATGGTAATGATGTCCTTAGCGGTGGTGCTAGCAAAGATGTCCTTAACGGTGGTGCTGGCAACGATACCCTCGCTGGCGGTAGTGGGAATGATGTTCTCACTGGAGGATCAGGTAACGATGTTTTCAAGTTCACCTCAGTTTCAGATAGTCCTGCTGGTTCTCCACGGGATGTTATCAGTGACTTTTTTGGAAACGGTAACTTGCCAGGTGACGTAATCGATCTATCAGACATCGACGCCAACTCTACTATAGGGGGCAACCAAACTTTTACTTTCATTGGAGCCGCCGCATTCACCGCAGCCGGTCAGGTTCGTTATTCAGGAGGTATTCTCCAAGCTAACACTGACGGGAATCTATCGGCTAACCTTGAGGTTCGTGTGACAGGCGCACCATCAATAGTGGTAAGCGACATCAAGCTTTAA
- the ilvD gene encoding dihydroxy-acid dehydratase yields MPENLRSQIVTHGVQRSPNRAMLRAVGFKDEDFNKAIVGIANGYSTITPCNMGINQLAQRAEVGIKSAGAMPQVFGTITISDGISMGTEGMKYSLVSREVIADSIETACTGQSMDGVLAIGGCDKNMPGAMLAIARMNIPAIFVYGGTIKPGHYNGRDLTVVSSFEAVGQYSAGKIDEKELLEVESRACPGAGSCGGMFTANTMSSAFEALGMSLPYSSTMAAEDAEKADSTEKSAYVLVEAIRKQILPRQIITRKSIENAISVIMAVGGSTNAVLHFLAIARAANVELTLDDFETIRARVPVLCDLKPSGKYVATDLHKAGGIPQVMKMLLVHDLLHGDSLTITGQTIAEILADISEEPSANQDVIRTWNNPMYPQGHLAILRGNLATEGAVAKITGVKKPVITGPARVFESEEASLAAILAGKIQAGDILVIRYEGPKGGPGMREMLAPTSAIIGAGLGDAVGLITDGRFSGGTYGMVVGHVAPEAAVGGAIALVEEGDSITIDAPARLLQLNISEEELARRRANWQPPAPRYTKGVLAKYAKLVSSSSIGAVTDLDLF; encoded by the coding sequence ATGCCGGAGAATTTAAGAAGCCAAATTGTGACGCATGGGGTGCAGCGATCGCCAAATCGAGCTATGCTGCGGGCAGTTGGTTTTAAAGATGAAGATTTCAATAAAGCCATTGTGGGTATTGCCAATGGCTACAGTACGATCACTCCCTGTAATATGGGGATAAATCAACTGGCACAAAGGGCAGAGGTTGGTATAAAATCTGCTGGGGCGATGCCGCAAGTATTCGGCACAATTACCATCAGCGATGGGATTTCGATGGGAACTGAAGGGATGAAATATTCCCTAGTGTCACGGGAAGTTATAGCCGATTCCATTGAAACCGCCTGTACTGGGCAAAGTATGGATGGTGTGCTAGCGATTGGTGGCTGTGATAAAAATATGCCAGGGGCAATGCTAGCGATCGCCCGGATGAATATCCCTGCAATATTCGTTTACGGTGGCACAATTAAACCCGGTCATTACAATGGGCGCGATTTAACTGTTGTTAGTTCTTTTGAAGCAGTTGGTCAATATAGTGCGGGAAAAATTGACGAAAAGGAATTATTAGAAGTTGAAAGTCGGGCTTGTCCTGGTGCTGGTTCCTGTGGGGGAATGTTTACGGCTAACACCATGTCTTCAGCATTTGAAGCGCTAGGGATGAGTTTGCCCTATTCTTCGACAATGGCAGCCGAAGATGCCGAAAAAGCCGATAGTACAGAAAAATCGGCTTATGTGTTAGTCGAAGCTATCCGCAAACAAATCTTGCCCCGCCAAATTATCACCCGTAAATCTATAGAGAATGCCATTTCTGTAATTATGGCGGTGGGTGGTTCGACTAATGCAGTGCTGCATTTCTTAGCGATCGCCCGCGCTGCTAATGTAGAGTTAACACTGGATGACTTTGAAACTATCCGCGCCCGTGTTCCGGTTTTGTGTGATTTAAAACCAAGCGGTAAATATGTAGCTACAGATTTGCACAAAGCTGGTGGTATTCCTCAAGTCATGAAAATGCTACTTGTGCATGACTTGTTACATGGTGATAGCCTCACCATCACTGGTCAAACGATCGCAGAGATATTGGCAGATATCTCAGAAGAACCATCTGCCAATCAAGATGTGATTCGGACTTGGAATAACCCGATGTATCCTCAAGGACACTTAGCTATTCTCAGAGGGAATTTAGCAACGGAAGGGGCTGTCGCCAAAATTACTGGCGTGAAAAAACCAGTAATTACCGGCCCTGCACGTGTATTTGAGTCGGAAGAAGCTTCTTTAGCTGCAATTTTGGCCGGTAAGATTCAAGCTGGTGATATTCTAGTTATCCGCTACGAAGGGCCTAAGGGCGGGCCTGGGATGCGCGAAATGTTGGCTCCCACCTCAGCAATTATCGGTGCTGGTTTGGGTGATGCTGTGGGATTAATTACCGACGGACGCTTTTCTGGCGGTACTTACGGCATGGTGGTTGGTCATGTTGCTCCAGAAGCAGCCGTTGGTGGTGCGATCGCTCTTGTAGAAGAAGGCGATAGTATTACTATTGATGCACCCGCTCGTTTGTTGCAATTGAATATATCTGAAGAAGAATTGGCTCGTCGCCGTGCCAACTGGCAACCCCCCGCTCCGCGCTACACTAAAGGCGTGTTGGCGAAATATGCCAAATTGGTATCTTCTAGCAGTATTGGTGCTGTGACAGATTTGGACTTGTTTTAG
- a CDS encoding BON domain-containing protein — translation MQKLTPFLISSLLIFGVAACDNASKTSESAPSNPNEAPQSPTVQTTQASQQDAQSKVRRDQLNSDIRAREQRNNTTGGDAQRATGDLASEVRSKLEANIPKGQLTVEATKDGIVTVGGTVNNQQELAKIETLSKQIKGVKSVVVKATVNPPKQ, via the coding sequence ATGCAAAAGCTAACCCCCTTCTTAATTAGTTCACTTTTAATTTTTGGTGTTGCTGCTTGTGATAACGCTTCTAAAACAAGTGAATCTGCACCCAGTAATCCTAACGAAGCTCCACAATCACCGACTGTACAAACAACACAAGCTTCTCAACAAGACGCTCAAAGTAAGGTTCGCAGAGACCAACTTAATTCTGATATCCGTGCCCGCGAACAGCGCAATAATACAACTGGTGGCGATGCACAAAGAGCTACAGGCGACTTAGCAAGTGAAGTTCGCTCCAAGTTAGAAGCTAACATCCCTAAGGGTCAACTAACAGTTGAGGCAACAAAAGATGGGATTGTCACGGTTGGAGGAACTGTAAACAATCAGCAGGAGTTGGCTAAGATTGAAACTTTATCTAAACAAATTAAAGGTGTCAAAAGTGTAGTTGTTAAAGCAACTGTTAATCCACCAAAACAATAA
- a CDS encoding DedA family protein — protein sequence MLEWITNTINYFGYWGIALLMFLENLFPPIPSELIMPLAGFTASPYQPGGAKLNIIGVFFAGLLGSVLGALIWYYPGKFLGETRLKAWADKYGKWLAISSKDITKAKQWFDQQGRKAVLIGRLVPGIRTLISVPAGISNMPLLPFLFYTTLGSAAWVGLLTYSGYALGSQYELVDKYLAPVSKIVLGGLVLVFVFWIFKRQLRRTRR from the coding sequence ATGCTTGAATGGATAACTAATACTATCAACTATTTTGGCTATTGGGGAATCGCCCTACTAATGTTCCTAGAGAACCTTTTTCCCCCCATTCCTTCAGAATTGATTATGCCACTGGCTGGATTTACAGCAAGTCCATATCAACCAGGGGGGGCAAAGCTGAATATCATTGGTGTTTTTTTCGCAGGACTTTTGGGTTCTGTATTAGGCGCACTTATTTGGTATTATCCAGGTAAGTTTTTGGGCGAAACCCGTTTGAAAGCTTGGGCTGACAAGTATGGCAAATGGCTGGCTATATCCAGTAAAGATATTACTAAGGCCAAACAATGGTTTGACCAACAAGGTAGAAAAGCAGTATTAATTGGTCGCCTTGTGCCAGGAATCCGCACCTTGATTTCCGTTCCCGCAGGTATCAGCAATATGCCGTTGCTACCATTCTTGTTTTACACAACATTAGGTAGCGCTGCTTGGGTAGGTTTGCTAACATACTCAGGATACGCATTAGGTAGTCAGTATGAACTTGTGGACAAGTACCTTGCTCCTGTGTCCAAAATCGTACTTGGCGGTTTGGTTCTAGTATTTGTTTTTTGGATATTCAAGCGCCAGTTAAGACGTACTAGAAGATGA
- a CDS encoding Uma2 family endonuclease, with protein sequence MTTEKNPAAIVDWEPPMPPTDLIFDDGEPLESNRHRIAMNVLIRSLQQFFADRNDFFTGGNMFIYYSSTQVRNRDFRGPDFFAVLNVDGNNPRQGWVVWEENGRYPDVIVELMSPSTAGIDKGIKKNLYEQTFRTSDYFVYDPFDPNSLQGWHLDDNQQYQPLLPNERGWLWCKRLGLWLGTSEGTIDRETAVWLRFYDVAGNLVLLPEEAAAAQTQAAVTQAEIAVAQAQAAVAEAEAAAAQVARLAARLRELGENPDML encoded by the coding sequence ATGACTACTGAGAAAAATCCAGCAGCCATTGTGGATTGGGAACCCCCCATGCCCCCCACAGATTTAATTTTTGATGATGGTGAACCCTTGGAATCAAATCGACACCGTATTGCGATGAATGTCCTGATTCGGTCATTGCAGCAGTTTTTTGCTGACCGCAATGATTTCTTCACCGGGGGCAATATGTTTATTTACTACAGCAGCACCCAGGTTCGTAACCGCGATTTCCGAGGCCCAGATTTTTTTGCAGTGCTGAATGTTGACGGTAATAATCCTAGACAAGGTTGGGTAGTCTGGGAAGAAAATGGTCGTTATCCTGATGTAATCGTAGAATTAATGTCACCATCTACAGCAGGAATAGATAAGGGTATTAAGAAAAACCTTTACGAACAAACTTTCCGTACCTCAGATTATTTTGTCTATGACCCCTTTGACCCGAATTCTTTGCAGGGGTGGCATTTAGATGATAATCAGCAGTATCAGCCTTTGCTCCCAAATGAACGCGGGTGGCTATGGTGTAAGCGTTTAGGTTTATGGTTGGGGACAAGTGAGGGAACAATAGATAGAGAAACGGCGGTATGGTTGCGGTTTTACGATGTGGCTGGCAATTTAGTTTTGTTACCAGAAGAAGCAGCTGCTGCACAAACACAAGCCGCAGTCACGCAGGCGGAAATTGCTGTTGCACAAGCACAAGCCGCAGTTGCAGAAGCAGAAGCGGCTGCTGCACAGGTGGCTCGTTTAGCAGCTAGATTAAGAGAACTGGGGGAAAATCCAGATATGTTGTGA